The following coding sequences are from one Nymphalis io chromosome 17, ilAglIoxx1.1, whole genome shotgun sequence window:
- the LOC126774793 gene encoding dihydropteridine reductase produces MASGRIVVYGGRGALGAACVKYFKNANFWVASVDLNPNESADVNITVPKDASWVQQEEHVVKELETVLQGQKVNAVICVAGGWAGGNAAKDLSKQTDLMWRQSVWSSTIAATVASKYLSPGGLVALTGAKAALEGTPGMIGYGLAKAAVHQLTKSLGAKDSGLPENSLAVAILPVTLDTEMNRKWMPKADFGSWTPLTFVAQLFDRWIKGEERPPSGSLVALVTKDNVTDLIIQ; encoded by the coding sequence ATGGCTAGCGGAAGAATTGTTGTGTACGGTGGACGGGGCGCTTTAGGCGCAGCTTGCGTAAAGTATTTCAAGAATGCAAACTTTTGGGTGGCAAGCGTCGATCTCAATCCAAATGAAAGTGCAGACGTTAACATCACGGTTCCCAAAGATGCATCGTGGGTTCAACAGGAGGAACACGTGGTTAAAGAACTAGAAACAGTATTACAAGGCCAGAAAGTGAACGCAGTGATTTGCGTCGCCGGCGGTTGGGCCGGAGGTAACGCGGCCAAGGATCTAAGCAAGCAAACCGATCTTATGTGGCGGCAGTCAGTTTGGAGCTCCACAATTGCTGCCACTGTGGCTTCTAAATACCTCAGCCCTGGTGGACTTGTTGCACTGACTGGAGCAAAAGCTGCTTTAGAAGGAACACCAGGAATGATAGGTTATGGCTTAGCAAAAGCAGCAGTTCATCAACTAACCAAATCATTAGGTGCTAAGGATTCTGGATTGCCAGAAAATTCACTTGCAGTTGCGATACTGCCAGTTACCTTGGACACAGAAATGAACAGGAAATGGATGCCTAAAGCTGACTTTGGCTCATGGACACCCCTGACCTTCGTTGCTCAGCTGTTTGATAGATGGATAAAGGGAGAGGAAAGACCTCCAAGCGGTAGTCTTGTTGCACTGGTCACAAAGGACAATGTTACTGACTTAATTATTCAGTAA
- the LOC126774794 gene encoding ninjurin-2 isoform X3: protein MDGNKRKSESDLSTKEANINEVLNNQDASTEVFEAVKGLDANRYATKKTVAQGMLDIALLTSNASQLKYVLQVGSKHEFYMLLVVLISISIVLQVISAVASAILAIIFDINHEQQQRKADMLNNLSLMFKAIGSTLNVIICIFYSISFDTTLIV from the exons atggaCGGGAATAAAAGAAAAAGTGAGTCCGATCTAAGTACCAAGGAAGCTAATATAAATGAAGTCTTGAATAATCAAGATGCGTCGACGGAAGTCTTTGAAGcg GTTAAAGGGCTTGATGCCAACCGGTACGCTACGAAGAAGACTGTCGCGCAAGGAATGCTAGACATTGCCCTGCTAACATCAAATGCTTCTCAACTCAAATATGTGCTCCAAGTTGGTTCTAAGCATGAATTTTATATGCTATTAGTTGTCCTTATATCCATCTCTATAGTTTTACAG gTTATTTCAGCAGTAGCATCTGCAATTCTCgctataatttttgatatcaacCACGAGCAGCAGCAACGCAAAGCAGACATGttgaataatttatcattaatgttTAAAGCTATAGGCAGTACACTTAACGTCATCATTTGTATTTTCTACTCAATATCTTTTGACACCACGCTTATTGtctaa
- the LOC126774794 gene encoding ninjurin-1 isoform X2, whose amino-acid sequence MDGNKRKSESDLSTKEANINEVLNNQDASTEVFEAVKGLDANRYATKKTVAQGMLDIALLTSNASQLKYVLQVGSKHEFYMLLVVLISISIVLQVSAGVLALVISALNGDHTVKQKKIADWLYHISVGMMTCVVFCDVIKMTFGLDPALSEQDYFSNI is encoded by the exons atggaCGGGAATAAAAGAAAAAGTGAGTCCGATCTAAGTACCAAGGAAGCTAATATAAATGAAGTCTTGAATAATCAAGATGCGTCGACGGAAGTCTTTGAAGcg GTTAAAGGGCTTGATGCCAACCGGTACGCTACGAAGAAGACTGTCGCGCAAGGAATGCTAGACATTGCCCTGCTAACATCAAATGCTTCTCAACTCAAATATGTGCTCCAAGTTGGTTCTAAGCATGAATTTTATATGCTATTAGTTGTCCTTATATCCATCTCTATAGTTTTACAG GTGAGTGCGGGAGTCCTGGCCTTAGTCATATCGGCTTTGAATGGAGATCATACTGTTAAACAGAAGAAAATAGCAGATTGGCTTTATCATATATCAGTTGGTATGATGACCTGTGTAGTGTTCTGTGACGTCATCAAAATGACATTTGGCCTTGATCCTGCACTCTCCGAACAAGATTATTttagcaatatttaa
- the LOC126774794 gene encoding ninjurin-1 isoform X1, producing the protein MDGNKRKSESDLSTKEANINEVLNNQDASTEVFEAVKGLDANRYATKKTVAQGMLDIALLTSNASQLKYVLQVGSKHEFYMLLVVLISISIVLQLLVGLLFVVIGGLDLNDDSDQPAAIVLNDIIVIFIFVISVINIVISAFGIEYSNNPLILERLKYINNEYIRKGNVTSS; encoded by the exons atggaCGGGAATAAAAGAAAAAGTGAGTCCGATCTAAGTACCAAGGAAGCTAATATAAATGAAGTCTTGAATAATCAAGATGCGTCGACGGAAGTCTTTGAAGcg GTTAAAGGGCTTGATGCCAACCGGTACGCTACGAAGAAGACTGTCGCGCAAGGAATGCTAGACATTGCCCTGCTAACATCAAATGCTTCTCAACTCAAATATGTGCTCCAAGTTGGTTCTAAGCATGAATTTTATATGCTATTAGTTGTCCTTATATCCATCTCTATAGTTTTACAG CTTCTTGTTGGATTACTTTTCGTTGTAATCGGCGGTTTGGACCTGAACGACGACAGCGACCAGCCCGCAGCAATTGTTCTCAACGATAtcatagttatatttatatttgtaatatctgTTATAAATATCGTTATATCAGCTTTTGGTATTGAATATTCGAATAATCCGTTGATACTTGAACGgctaaaatacattaataacgaATATATAAGAAAAGGAAATGTAACatctagttaa